The following are encoded in a window of Nocardia sp. BMG111209 genomic DNA:
- a CDS encoding response regulator transcription factor: protein MNGAADRTPEARVLVVDDEPMIVELISVSLRYQGFEVATAGNGAEGLDKAKSFRPDAMIVDVMMPGMDGFGLLRRLRADGIDAPVLFLTARDEVEDKVTGLTLGADDYVTKPFSLEEVVARLRVILRRSGHVVEEAKSSRLRFEDIELDDDTHEVWKGGEPVSLSPTEFTLLRYFMVNAGTVLSKPRILDHVWRYDFGGEVGVVETYVSYLRKKVDTGPDRLIHTLRGVGYVMRAPSRSKSAR from the coding sequence ATGAATGGTGCTGCCGACCGAACCCCAGAGGCCCGCGTGCTCGTGGTCGACGACGAACCGATGATCGTCGAGCTCATCTCGGTGAGTCTGCGCTATCAGGGCTTCGAGGTCGCCACCGCGGGTAACGGCGCGGAGGGGTTGGACAAGGCGAAGAGCTTCCGGCCCGACGCGATGATCGTCGACGTCATGATGCCGGGTATGGACGGGTTCGGGCTGCTGCGGCGGCTGCGGGCCGACGGCATCGACGCGCCGGTGCTGTTCCTCACCGCGCGCGACGAGGTCGAGGACAAGGTCACCGGGCTGACCCTCGGCGCCGACGACTACGTCACCAAGCCCTTCAGTCTCGAGGAGGTGGTGGCGCGGCTGCGGGTGATCCTGCGCCGCTCCGGTCACGTGGTCGAGGAGGCGAAGTCGTCGCGGCTGCGGTTCGAGGACATCGAACTGGACGACGACACCCACGAGGTGTGGAAGGGCGGGGAGCCGGTCTCGTTGTCGCCGACCGAATTCACCCTGCTGCGGTACTTCATGGTCAACGCGGGCACGGTGCTGAGCAAGCCGCGGATACTCGACCACGTCTGGCGCTACGACTTCGGCGGCGAGGTGGGCGTCGTCGAAACCTATGTGTCGTACCTGCGCAAGAAGGTCGACACCGGGCCGGACCGGCTCATCCATACGCTGCGCGGCGTCGGGTACGTGATGCGCGCACCCAGCCGGAGCAAGTCTGCGAGATGA
- a CDS encoding gamma-glutamylcyclotransferase family protein — protein MASATARVHIGRADVLGTQGISSSATMPLFAYGTLQAGEVLHTLIGRIPETTPGVANGWRIARLPDRVYPGLVPSAGHTAAGRVITGLTPQEWLLLDRFEDEDYDLELLTLAGGFNAWAYVWKRAVEPTDWDLDEFSSSDLPAYVDRCAAWLVRDANRQS, from the coding sequence ATGGCATCAGCAACGGCCCGAGTGCATATCGGTAGAGCAGATGTTCTTGGCACGCAAGGGATCTCATCGTCTGCCACCATGCCGCTATTTGCGTACGGCACCCTCCAGGCCGGCGAAGTGCTGCACACCCTCATAGGGCGAATTCCTGAAACAACACCCGGCGTCGCAAATGGCTGGAGAATCGCTCGGCTACCGGATCGGGTCTACCCAGGTCTTGTACCGAGTGCAGGCCATACCGCAGCCGGCAGGGTCATCACGGGCCTTACCCCTCAGGAGTGGCTTCTCCTCGATCGTTTCGAAGACGAAGACTACGACCTTGAGTTGCTGACGCTGGCTGGCGGATTCAATGCCTGGGCCTACGTCTGGAAACGCGCCGTTGAGCCCACCGACTGGGACCTCGATGAGTTCAGTTCATCTGACTTGCCAGCTTACGTTGACCGTTGTGCAGCCTGGCTGGTCCGGGACGCGAACCGCCAAAGCTAA
- the purD gene encoding phosphoribosylamine--glycine ligase — protein MRVLVIGSGAREHALVLALRRDPGVRAVFAAPGNPGMAQQAELRAVDPVNADAVAALAREVAADLVVIGPEVPLVLGVADAVRAAGIACFGPSAAAARIEGSKAFAKDVMAAAGVRTAHSEVVDHPGELDAALDRFGPTWVVKDDGLAAGKGVVVTADRLAARDHGAELLEQGHPVLLESFLDGPEVSLFCLVDGETVVPLLPAQDHKRVGDGDTGPNTGGMGAYTPLPWLPAETVTEIVEDVVKPVAAEMVRRGVPFSGLLYAGLAIGQAGPAVVEFNCRFGDPETQAVLALLASPLGELLYATATGTLAAAAPLRWRDGAAITVVLAAENYPGRPRTGDVITGTEPGEPGTDVLHAGTALRDDGALVSAGGRVLSIVAAGADLAEARTRAYDRLAAVKLPGAHCRTDIALAAVEDRISVPARV, from the coding sequence GTGCGCGTACTCGTCATCGGCTCCGGAGCTCGTGAACACGCCCTCGTACTGGCCCTGCGCCGGGATCCGGGAGTGCGGGCGGTGTTCGCCGCGCCCGGCAATCCGGGGATGGCGCAGCAGGCCGAGCTGCGGGCGGTCGATCCGGTGAACGCCGACGCCGTGGCGGCGCTGGCGCGGGAGGTCGCCGCCGATCTCGTGGTGATCGGCCCGGAGGTGCCGCTGGTGCTCGGGGTGGCGGACGCGGTGCGCGCGGCGGGGATCGCGTGTTTCGGGCCGTCCGCCGCGGCCGCGCGGATCGAGGGTTCGAAGGCGTTCGCCAAGGACGTCATGGCCGCCGCCGGGGTGCGCACCGCGCACAGCGAGGTGGTCGACCACCCGGGTGAGCTGGACGCCGCCCTGGACCGGTTCGGCCCGACCTGGGTGGTGAAGGACGACGGCCTGGCCGCGGGTAAGGGCGTCGTGGTCACCGCCGACCGGCTGGCCGCCCGCGACCACGGCGCCGAGCTGCTGGAGCAGGGACATCCGGTACTGCTGGAATCGTTCCTCGACGGGCCCGAGGTGTCGCTGTTCTGCCTGGTCGACGGCGAGACGGTGGTGCCGCTGCTGCCCGCGCAGGACCACAAGCGCGTCGGCGACGGCGACACCGGGCCGAACACCGGTGGGATGGGCGCCTATACGCCGCTGCCCTGGCTGCCCGCCGAGACGGTCACCGAGATCGTCGAGGATGTCGTGAAACCCGTTGCCGCGGAGATGGTTCGCCGCGGCGTCCCGTTCTCGGGGCTGCTCTACGCCGGCCTCGCGATCGGGCAGGCGGGGCCGGCGGTGGTCGAATTCAATTGCCGCTTCGGCGATCCGGAGACGCAGGCGGTGCTGGCGCTGCTGGCGAGCCCACTCGGCGAACTGCTGTACGCCACCGCCACCGGCACCCTGGCCGCGGCGGCGCCGCTGCGCTGGCGCGACGGCGCCGCGATCACGGTCGTGCTGGCCGCCGAGAACTATCCCGGCCGGCCCCGCACCGGCGACGTGATCACCGGCACCGAGCCCGGCGAGCCCGGTACCGATGTCCTGCATGCCGGTACCGCGCTGCGCGACGACGGCGCGCTGGTGTCCGCCGGTGGCCGGGTGCTGAGCATCGTCGCCGCCGGCGCCGATCTGGCCGAGGCCCGCACCCGCGCCTACGACCGGCTCGCGGCCGTGAAACTGCCCGGCGCACACTGCCGTACCGATATCGCGCTCGCCGCCGTGGAGGACCGCATCTCGGTTCCGGCGCGCGTCTGA
- a CDS encoding DUF4913 domain-containing protein, which translates to MTSIPTRKPLRLGSIREDGELPRRSWSSLGEFVTGYLSVVYARQVTDTIDTVWCRQWWCHPEAVERLTLLWRTRELATTAARVSGWWLGDCEPHMSALLSVSGPFKYCAAGHKTLLRPLPTDLDAAHEAGLFTPASPPVLA; encoded by the coding sequence ATGACCAGCATTCCGACCCGGAAACCGTTGCGGCTGGGTTCGATTCGTGAGGACGGGGAGTTGCCGCGGCGGTCGTGGTCGTCGCTGGGGGAGTTCGTGACCGGCTATCTGTCGGTGGTGTACGCGCGGCAGGTCACCGACACGATCGACACGGTGTGGTGCCGGCAGTGGTGGTGCCACCCGGAAGCGGTGGAGCGGCTGACCTTGTTGTGGCGGACCCGCGAACTGGCTACGACCGCGGCGCGGGTGAGTGGCTGGTGGCTGGGTGACTGTGAACCGCACATGTCGGCCCTGTTGAGCGTGTCGGGGCCGTTCAAGTACTGCGCTGCCGGCCACAAGACCCTGTTGCGGCCGTTGCCCACCGACCTCGACGCCGCCCACGAGGCGGGCTTGTTCACTCCCGCGTCACCGCCCGTCCTGGCGTGA
- a CDS encoding FtsK/SpoIIIE domain-containing protein, with product MSAAELAPVLVSGGAALVMAARMAFWSKSVPAQSISSADIAGQAPVALRAAVLTFAEPMVTNMMLASVGLASPKIGYPTLEWWNYSRHGLTAQFHLLPGQSMKDWTTPVVLAALADSLGAREVTASHPDPGFVRLEVRVFDTLAAPAALPVTVHNGVGFGAVPDLEAVPLGVTENGDVWTIPVLGTHLLLSGKTGSGKSGVVQALFAGLAPAIRAGLVDLWVIDPKGGMEFGRGEKLFTRFAFATIEDMLALLAEAVHELDERQSRLKAQGLRKLVPTVDDPLVVVFIDEAATLSAFANRKQRERFEELHGLLLSKGRAPGFSVIETVIDPSKDTVPQRQLFPYRIGMKLSEPTQVAMIFGPGAVERGARCTEIPDSTPGVAYVEQDGSSDIIRVRSYLVTDDDIDAIVTAYAPQPRPLVIDADDTAGDDKGESGIAVAA from the coding sequence GTGAGTGCCGCGGAGTTGGCCCCGGTGCTGGTGTCTGGTGGTGCTGCGCTGGTGATGGCGGCCCGGATGGCGTTCTGGTCGAAATCGGTTCCCGCACAGTCGATCTCCTCGGCGGATATCGCTGGTCAGGCCCCGGTGGCGTTGCGGGCGGCGGTGTTGACCTTCGCCGAGCCGATGGTCACCAACATGATGTTGGCGTCGGTGGGTCTGGCGTCGCCGAAGATCGGCTACCCCACCTTGGAGTGGTGGAACTACAGCCGTCACGGGCTCACTGCCCAGTTCCATCTGTTGCCCGGCCAGTCGATGAAGGACTGGACCACTCCGGTGGTGCTGGCGGCGTTGGCGGATTCGCTGGGTGCCCGTGAGGTGACGGCATCGCATCCGGATCCGGGGTTCGTCCGTCTCGAAGTGCGCGTGTTCGACACGCTCGCCGCACCGGCAGCGTTGCCGGTCACGGTCCACAACGGTGTGGGCTTCGGGGCGGTCCCGGATCTGGAGGCGGTGCCGTTGGGTGTCACGGAGAACGGTGATGTCTGGACGATCCCGGTTCTCGGTACTCACCTGCTGCTGTCCGGGAAGACCGGTTCGGGCAAGTCGGGGGTGGTGCAAGCCTTGTTCGCGGGCCTGGCTCCGGCGATCCGTGCGGGCCTGGTGGACCTGTGGGTGATCGATCCGAAGGGCGGGATGGAGTTCGGCCGCGGGGAGAAGCTGTTCACCCGGTTCGCGTTCGCGACGATCGAGGACATGCTCGCGCTGCTGGCCGAAGCGGTGCACGAGCTGGACGAGCGGCAGTCCCGTCTGAAGGCACAGGGTCTGCGCAAACTGGTCCCGACCGTGGATGACCCGCTGGTGGTCGTGTTCATCGATGAGGCGGCCACGTTGTCGGCGTTCGCGAACCGTAAGCAGCGTGAGCGGTTCGAGGAGCTGCACGGCTTGTTGCTGTCGAAGGGTCGTGCTCCGGGGTTCTCGGTGATCGAGACGGTGATCGATCCGTCGAAGGACACTGTGCCGCAACGTCAGTTGTTCCCGTATCGGATCGGGATGAAGTTGTCGGAACCGACCCAGGTCGCCATGATCTTCGGACCGGGCGCGGTGGAGCGGGGTGCTCGCTGCACCGAAATTCCCGACTCGACTCCCGGTGTCGCCTACGTGGAACAGGACGGCTCCTCCGACATCATCCGGGTCCGGTCGTACCTGGTCACCGATGACGATATCGACGCGATCGTCACCGCCTACGCCCCGCAACCCCGCCCGCTGGTCATCGACGCCGATGACACGGCCGGTGATGACAAGGGCGAGTCCGGAATCGCGGTGGCGGCATGA
- a CDS encoding HIT family protein: MASVFSAIIAGQLPGRFVYEDDEFVGFLTIAPVTQGHTLVVPRQEIDQWQDLDPATFARLMAVAQTLGRAVRTAWDAPRAGLLIAGLEVPHLHVHVFPAFELGDFDISGADQEPSKESLDEAQSKIKKALRDLGFGGNVPE; this comes from the coding sequence ATGGCTTCCGTTTTCAGTGCGATCATCGCCGGTCAGCTGCCCGGACGGTTCGTGTACGAGGACGACGAATTCGTCGGTTTCCTCACCATCGCCCCCGTCACCCAGGGTCACACGCTGGTGGTGCCCCGCCAGGAGATCGACCAGTGGCAGGATCTCGATCCCGCCACCTTCGCCCGTCTGATGGCGGTGGCCCAGACCCTCGGCCGCGCCGTCCGCACCGCCTGGGACGCGCCCCGCGCGGGCCTGTTGATCGCCGGTCTGGAGGTGCCCCACCTGCACGTCCACGTCTTCCCGGCGTTCGAACTCGGCGATTTCGACATCTCCGGCGCCGATCAGGAGCCCAGCAAGGAATCCCTCGACGAGGCCCAGTCCAAAATCAAGAAGGCCCTCCGCGACCTCGGCTTCGGCGGCAACGTCCCCGAATAG
- a CDS encoding replication initiator has protein sequence MSGGNTAVVLSGSTDNGGAVSVGSADEAPKRVTAADRRARPNLMEIVQAAAEKFHVCKRPIPMRAFHPASGESKYVGAACKTTRASDCPACAAKAKALRVTQCNEGWHMTANPTDEHRSPTEHQTALLTARADLLAEYKAARAAEDEETAQGFREVIADLDRELRESGIRGRIPGIDAVAKPRRVKSTRRRQEFPNLPHKKVSKDTTGRTFAGKHQPSTFLTVTLPSYGRCHSDGAVNKQGQVCGDGSPVDPDSYDYRRAARDAMFFPKLFDSTMKNWRRVTGRAVQYFATVEPQRRGAPHAHIAARGTDPHAVITELLAGTYHSLWWPHFDHEVYTDERMPVWDYRTGGFVDPDTGYILPSFDDARAVMDSVDDVEPAHVIQWGVQAKTVDVDGDGYDLDADGERGPVRPNKAKGVLGGSKDANRLIGYLTKYLTKSIGEVLEAPNERTRRHYERLHAELQRTPCSETCAVWLRYGISPRNASAKTQPGRCKGKAHRRDTLGLRGRRVLVSRRWSNKTLPDHKADRVEFVRRVLAAVGKAKQAQSEGWIVRLTEPDDPNVPTREQFIFGEIANRTAWQNDYNEALGLISPPGAQRISDMPVAA, from the coding sequence GTGAGCGGCGGAAACACTGCCGTCGTCCTGAGCGGCTCCACCGACAACGGTGGGGCCGTTTCGGTCGGCTCTGCGGATGAGGCACCGAAGCGGGTCACGGCGGCGGATCGGCGTGCCCGGCCGAACCTGATGGAGATCGTTCAGGCCGCGGCGGAGAAGTTCCATGTGTGCAAGCGTCCGATCCCGATGCGAGCGTTCCATCCTGCCTCCGGTGAGTCGAAATATGTGGGGGCGGCGTGTAAGACGACGCGGGCGTCGGATTGCCCGGCTTGTGCGGCGAAGGCGAAGGCGCTGCGGGTGACCCAGTGCAACGAGGGCTGGCACATGACCGCCAACCCGACCGACGAGCATCGGTCCCCGACCGAGCATCAGACAGCGTTGTTGACTGCGCGGGCGGATCTGCTCGCCGAGTACAAGGCTGCGCGTGCCGCAGAGGATGAGGAGACGGCGCAGGGGTTCCGGGAGGTGATCGCGGACCTGGATCGGGAGTTGCGGGAGTCGGGGATCCGCGGCCGCATTCCAGGTATCGACGCGGTGGCGAAACCGCGCCGGGTGAAGTCTACGCGGCGCCGGCAGGAGTTCCCGAACCTGCCCCACAAGAAGGTCTCCAAGGACACCACCGGCCGGACGTTCGCCGGCAAGCACCAGCCCTCGACGTTCCTCACGGTGACCCTGCCGTCGTATGGCCGTTGCCATTCCGATGGCGCGGTGAACAAGCAGGGGCAGGTGTGCGGGGATGGTTCCCCGGTTGACCCGGATAGCTACGACTATCGGCGTGCGGCCCGTGACGCGATGTTTTTCCCGAAGCTGTTCGATTCCACGATGAAGAACTGGCGGCGGGTCACTGGCCGTGCTGTCCAGTACTTCGCGACGGTGGAGCCTCAGCGTCGTGGTGCCCCGCACGCGCATATCGCCGCCCGTGGTACCGACCCGCACGCGGTGATCACGGAATTGTTGGCGGGGACGTATCACAGCTTGTGGTGGCCGCATTTCGACCACGAGGTCTACACCGATGAGCGGATGCCGGTGTGGGACTACCGGACGGGTGGGTTCGTGGATCCGGACACCGGCTACATCCTGCCGTCGTTCGATGACGCTCGCGCGGTGATGGACTCGGTGGACGACGTGGAGCCGGCGCACGTGATCCAGTGGGGCGTCCAGGCCAAAACCGTCGATGTCGATGGCGACGGGTACGACCTCGACGCGGACGGCGAGCGTGGCCCGGTCCGGCCGAACAAGGCCAAGGGCGTCCTCGGCGGCAGCAAGGACGCGAACCGGCTCATCGGCTACCTCACCAAATATCTCACCAAATCCATCGGCGAAGTCCTGGAGGCCCCGAACGAGCGGACCCGCCGGCACTATGAACGCCTGCACGCGGAGTTGCAGCGCACCCCGTGCTCGGAGACCTGCGCGGTGTGGCTGCGCTACGGCATCTCACCCCGGAACGCGTCCGCGAAGACCCAACCGGGCCGCTGCAAGGGCAAGGCGCACCGGCGGGACACCCTCGGCCTGCGGGGGCGTCGGGTGCTGGTGTCGCGCCGCTGGAGCAACAAGACCCTGCCCGATCACAAGGCGGACCGGGTGGAGTTCGTCCGCCGGGTCCTCGCCGCGGTCGGCAAAGCCAAGCAAGCCCAGTCCGAAGGCTGGATCGTGCGCCTGACCGAACCGGACGACCCGAACGTCCCGACCCGCGAACAGTTCATCTTCGGCGAGATCGCCAACCGAACCGCATGGCAGAACGACTACAACGAAGCGCTCGGGCTCATAAGTCCACCAGGCGCGCAACGGATTTCGGATATGCCGGTCGCGGCATAG
- a CDS encoding HAMP domain-containing sensor histidine kinase, which produces MSTQVDEAAATLGASAGPSSPSSAQRSRSIAHLIRSRFAAIPLRVTLAVALLLLSALGLLVSGVAVTSSMHRVLLDRVDRQLVEASHTFARPSQPLPEPQPAPRGERPPTLFYVHIIDPNGNLRTEFLSGTTIPDIPSDLDRHPRTIGSVDDPDQHWRALRVVGSDGSTSIVALPLNETDNTLDRLVGLQVVVGVIVLAVLAVVAQFTIRRSLRPLREVEKTAAAIAGGDLHRRVPVRGTNTEVDLLSQSLNGMLSQIQQAFAATEASEEAARRSEAKMRRFIADASHELRTPLTTIKGFAELYRQGAMADPRMFMDRIEREANRMGVLVEDLLMLARLDAQRPLDRRPVDLLALASDAVHNARALDAAQRPDGPPRPIDLVIRTGAGTLELLGDEARLRQVLGNLVNNALIHTPPEAAVEVRLAPAADEVRLEVADTGPGLPPDQAERIFERFYRTDSSRSRDSGGTGLGLSIVQALVGAHGGTVTVDSAPGEGTTFTVRLPRPAA; this is translated from the coding sequence ATGAGCACCCAGGTCGACGAGGCAGCGGCCACCCTCGGAGCTTCGGCAGGCCCGTCGTCCCCGTCGTCGGCACAACGGTCCCGATCGATCGCCCACCTGATCCGATCGCGATTCGCCGCAATCCCGCTGCGGGTGACCCTCGCGGTGGCGTTGTTGCTGTTGTCGGCGCTCGGACTGCTCGTGTCCGGCGTCGCGGTCACCTCCTCGATGCACCGCGTGCTGCTCGATCGGGTCGATCGGCAGCTCGTCGAGGCGTCGCACACGTTCGCGCGCCCGAGCCAGCCGTTGCCCGAACCGCAACCGGCGCCGCGCGGGGAACGCCCCCCGACGCTGTTCTATGTGCACATCATCGATCCGAACGGGAATCTCCGCACCGAATTCCTCTCGGGCACAACGATTCCCGACATCCCCTCGGATCTGGACCGGCATCCCCGGACCATCGGCTCGGTGGACGATCCGGACCAGCACTGGCGGGCACTGCGGGTCGTGGGCTCGGACGGGTCCACCAGCATCGTGGCGCTGCCGCTGAACGAGACCGACAACACCCTCGACCGGCTGGTCGGGCTGCAGGTGGTGGTCGGCGTCATCGTGCTGGCCGTGCTCGCGGTGGTCGCGCAGTTCACGATCCGGCGCAGCCTGCGGCCGCTGCGCGAGGTGGAGAAGACCGCCGCCGCGATCGCCGGCGGCGACCTGCATCGCCGAGTTCCGGTGCGCGGCACCAATACCGAGGTCGATCTGCTGTCGCAGTCGCTGAACGGGATGCTGTCCCAGATCCAGCAGGCGTTCGCCGCCACCGAGGCCTCCGAGGAGGCGGCCCGCCGGTCGGAGGCGAAGATGCGGCGGTTCATCGCCGACGCCAGCCACGAGTTGCGCACTCCGCTGACCACCATCAAGGGCTTCGCCGAACTGTATCGGCAGGGTGCGATGGCCGATCCGCGGATGTTCATGGATCGCATCGAACGCGAGGCGAACCGGATGGGTGTGCTGGTCGAGGATCTGCTGATGCTGGCCCGGCTGGACGCGCAACGGCCCCTGGACCGCCGGCCGGTGGATCTGCTGGCCCTGGCCAGCGACGCCGTGCACAATGCGCGCGCGCTCGACGCCGCCCAGCGGCCGGACGGCCCGCCGCGGCCGATCGATCTGGTGATCCGCACCGGTGCCGGCACGCTGGAACTGCTCGGTGACGAGGCGCGGCTGCGTCAGGTACTCGGCAATCTGGTCAACAACGCGCTGATCCACACCCCGCCGGAGGCCGCGGTGGAGGTCCGCCTCGCCCCGGCCGCGGACGAGGTCCGGCTCGAGGTCGCCGACACCGGTCCGGGCCTGCCGCCGGACCAGGCCGAACGCATCTTCGAGCGGTTCTATCGCACCGACTCCTCGCGGAGCCGCGACAGCGGCGGCACCGGACTGGGCCTGTCCATCGTGCAGGCCCTCGTCGGCGCCCACGGTGGCACCGTCACCGTGGACAGCGCTCCGGGCGAGGGCACCACCTTCACCGTCCGGCTGCCGCGCCCGGCGGCGTGA
- a CDS encoding helix-turn-helix domain-containing protein, with protein MSKLLTEADVRKLIPVGHSKYYELIGSGVLRSVKIGRRRFVTEQAVADYIAGLDQAAA; from the coding sequence ATGTCGAAGCTCTTGACCGAAGCGGATGTCCGGAAATTGATTCCGGTCGGGCACAGCAAGTATTACGAGCTGATCGGGTCGGGCGTTCTGCGGTCGGTGAAGATCGGCCGGCGGCGGTTCGTCACGGAACAGGCGGTCGCGGACTACATCGCCGGTCTGGATCAGGCGGCGGCATGA
- a CDS encoding site-specific integrase, translating into MSRRQLPPQIEKVTLKDGSVRYQVTAEAGVDPKTGKRRQTRKRYRTEREARSALAELAATVARGTYVSPSELTVEQACAEWLAGKRVRKTTMSAYAHSLLPLRTRHGDLPVQKLTKKHLDDLVNDLVAGAFVGSGGRTHRSWSPQTVNPMLNHIGAMLRGLVDQGLLVRNVASLVDRVPGTKKEMQTFTTAEVRQLLSAADDDRNGHAWHLALSGLRRGEIGGLRWSDVDFGAKVLRIRNNRVSANGQPVEGDPKSEKSIRALPLTDSLADALRRAHRIQVREKKALGNAYGPGTHVVCDPAGHPYHPDTLSDYWDRMCRTAGVRRIRLHDARHTCGTLMHLERVPTAVIAAWLGHADNAFTMRTYVHSQDGALVAAALAWQTVVTKRDIDGGEAASAGTDRPPLNEV; encoded by the coding sequence ATGAGCAGGCGGCAGCTGCCACCGCAGATCGAGAAGGTGACACTCAAGGACGGCTCGGTCCGGTACCAGGTCACCGCGGAGGCGGGTGTTGACCCGAAGACCGGCAAGCGACGCCAGACCCGCAAGCGGTACCGGACGGAGCGAGAAGCACGATCGGCGTTGGCGGAGTTGGCGGCCACGGTTGCGCGCGGAACGTACGTTTCCCCATCGGAGCTGACGGTAGAGCAGGCGTGCGCTGAATGGTTAGCCGGTAAGCGGGTCCGCAAGACCACGATGTCCGCCTACGCACACTCGCTGCTGCCGCTACGGACCCGTCACGGTGACCTGCCGGTCCAGAAGCTCACCAAGAAGCACCTTGACGACCTCGTGAACGATCTGGTCGCCGGTGCGTTCGTCGGTTCCGGTGGTCGTACGCACCGGTCGTGGAGTCCGCAGACAGTCAACCCGATGCTCAACCATATCGGCGCTATGCTGCGGGGCCTGGTCGATCAGGGGTTGCTGGTCCGCAATGTCGCGTCTCTGGTGGATCGGGTGCCGGGTACGAAGAAGGAGATGCAGACCTTCACCACGGCGGAGGTTCGGCAATTGCTGTCGGCAGCCGACGATGATCGCAACGGCCATGCCTGGCACTTGGCGTTGTCCGGGCTGCGGCGCGGTGAGATCGGCGGGCTTCGGTGGTCGGATGTCGACTTCGGCGCGAAGGTGCTCCGGATCCGGAACAACCGCGTGAGCGCCAACGGCCAACCCGTTGAAGGCGATCCGAAGTCCGAGAAGTCCATTCGCGCGCTTCCGCTGACGGATTCCCTCGCTGACGCGCTCCGGCGGGCGCACCGTATCCAGGTTCGCGAGAAAAAAGCTCTCGGCAATGCCTACGGACCCGGGACGCACGTCGTCTGCGATCCCGCCGGCCACCCGTATCACCCGGACACGCTCAGCGACTACTGGGATCGGATGTGCCGGACGGCGGGGGTTCGGCGGATCCGGCTGCATGATGCTCGGCACACCTGCGGCACGCTGATGCACCTGGAGCGGGTTCCGACTGCCGTCATCGCGGCGTGGCTCGGACACGCGGACAACGCCTTCACCATGCGTACCTACGTCCATTCTCAGGATGGCGCGCTGGTTGCCGCGGCGCTCGCATGGCAGACCGTTGTGACAAAGCGTGACATCGACGGTGGTGAGGCTGCGTCCGCTGGCACCGATCGGCCTCCGCTGAATGAGGTCTGA
- a CDS encoding GntR family transcriptional regulator has product MNSQRAGLAAYQQVAEDIKRDIVGGQRKPGDRLPGNRQLADDFGVSLGTAQKALQLLQHQGWLVATPAVGVFVATELPAGDELTLDSLRDELRQLREQTADLASRVEKLEQDAAEG; this is encoded by the coding sequence ATGAACTCCCAGCGCGCCGGACTGGCCGCCTACCAGCAAGTCGCCGAAGACATCAAGCGGGACATCGTCGGTGGACAGCGGAAGCCGGGGGATCGGTTGCCCGGAAATCGCCAACTGGCCGACGATTTCGGCGTGTCGCTAGGCACTGCGCAAAAGGCTCTACAGCTACTCCAGCATCAGGGGTGGCTGGTCGCGACGCCGGCCGTTGGCGTGTTCGTCGCAACCGAACTGCCCGCTGGCGATGAACTGACCTTGGATTCCCTTCGTGATGAGTTGCGCCAACTCCGGGAGCAGACGGCCGACCTGGCTTCTCGCGTCGAGAAGCTCGAGCAGGATGCCGCCGAGGGCTGA
- a CDS encoding DUF2637 domain-containing protein: protein MNQKAMRWARVFAVLVIVGVGAAAFRLSFATLRDLAKLAHVPASDAWLLPLIIDGTIVQATAAVLVLAKSKERRWFTGVLVVGAIVSVAGNSLHAIANGHELPGWACAVVAAIAPVGLLVDTHGLALLLRTPVRTREPVTEPASVSVDETVPEPIPVPDPITVPEPVAVPVPEVIPVPVPVPAPVRRRPAAVVQPMLPLAVPVANA from the coding sequence ATGAATCAGAAGGCGATGCGGTGGGCGCGGGTGTTCGCGGTCCTGGTGATTGTGGGTGTCGGTGCTGCCGCATTCCGCCTGTCCTTCGCGACTCTGCGCGATCTCGCGAAACTCGCTCACGTGCCGGCGTCGGATGCCTGGTTGCTGCCGTTGATCATCGACGGCACGATCGTGCAGGCTACGGCGGCGGTGCTGGTGTTGGCGAAGTCGAAGGAGCGCCGCTGGTTCACCGGGGTGTTGGTGGTCGGGGCAATCGTGTCGGTGGCCGGTAACAGCCTCCATGCGATCGCCAACGGCCACGAACTCCCGGGGTGGGCGTGTGCGGTGGTGGCGGCTATCGCCCCGGTCGGCCTGCTGGTCGACACTCACGGTCTCGCGCTGCTGCTCCGTACTCCGGTCCGCACTCGCGAACCGGTCACCGAACCGGCTTCTGTGTCGGTGGATGAGACTGTGCCGGAGCCGATCCCGGTCCCCGACCCGATCACCGTGCCCGAACCCGTTGCGGTTCCGGTGCCTGAGGTGATCCCTGTTCCTGTTCCTGTCCCTGCTCCGGTGCGTCGTCGTCCGGCGGCGGTGGTGCAGCCGATGTTGCCGCTCGCGGTCCCGGTCGCCAACGCGTGA